A part of Halobacillus shinanisalinarum genomic DNA contains:
- a CDS encoding helix-turn-helix transcriptional regulator, whose protein sequence is MIFDHAIRTADMMVNMFGPRCEVVVHDFSDLQRSLIHIAGNVTSREIGSPITDLVLNELRKNHEDIKDIPGYRTQSSKGQIMKSTTVFLRDEDNKIIGALCTNYDISLLMEMGGEIEHFIDFQEDKQTKHISETFFKSVHDVIQDMVDQVISRYNKAPIQMTMEEKVHCVGELDEKGTFLIKGATEYVAHVLGVSKFTVYNYLNKVRSMNEYKVNENENVR, encoded by the coding sequence TTGATTTTTGATCATGCGATTAGAACAGCAGATATGATGGTCAACATGTTTGGACCAAGGTGTGAAGTAGTTGTTCATGATTTTTCAGATTTACAACGATCATTAATCCATATTGCAGGGAATGTCACTTCAAGAGAAATCGGTTCCCCCATTACAGATTTAGTGTTAAACGAATTAAGAAAAAACCATGAAGATATTAAAGATATCCCTGGTTATCGGACACAGTCGTCTAAAGGGCAGATTATGAAATCGACTACTGTTTTTTTGAGAGATGAAGACAACAAAATTATTGGTGCTCTTTGTACGAATTACGATATTAGTCTTCTGATGGAAATGGGTGGTGAAATCGAACATTTTATTGACTTTCAGGAAGATAAACAGACGAAACACATATCAGAAACGTTTTTCAAGTCTGTTCATGATGTTATTCAAGATATGGTTGATCAAGTGATTAGTCGTTACAATAAAGCACCTATACAGATGACGATGGAAGAAAAAGTGCATTGTGTCGGTGAGTTAGATGAAAAGGGGACATTTTTGATTAAAGGAGCAACAGAATATGTTGCCCATGTCCTAGGGGTTTCTAAATTCACCGTTTACAATTACTTGAACAAGGTTCGCTCAATGAATGAATACAAAGTTAACGAAAATGAAAATGTACGCTAA